The following proteins come from a genomic window of Streptomyces sp. NBC_00539:
- a CDS encoding 2-aminoethylphosphonate ABC transporter substrate-binding protein, which yields MPSSRMPLRTAAALTGSLALTASLTACGGSASPAGSDGGGKTVTVYSADGLKSDGGDGWYDKVFADFTKKTGIEVKYVEGGSGEMVQRALREKTNTQADVLVTLPPFIQQADGKGLLRAYRPQGSDKVNGGAKDADGKWTSVVNNYFGFVYDKKELAQAPRTWEELLDATYKGKIQYSTPGVAGDGTAVLVKAVHDFGGKEPAMEYLKKLQANNVGPSSSTSKLAPKTDKGELLVANGDVQMNYAQSKSMPNLGIWFPAKDGGKPTTFGLPYAAGLVEGAPHTENGKKLLDHLLGEDAQKLVSEVGGGFPARTDVRPTDANAVELAKIMTGVEVFEPDWADVGKNLPAYVDAWKSATGS from the coding sequence ATGCCCAGCTCCCGCATGCCCCTGCGCACCGCCGCCGCCCTCACCGGCAGCCTGGCCCTCACCGCCTCCCTCACCGCCTGCGGCGGGTCCGCCTCCCCCGCCGGCTCCGACGGCGGCGGGAAGACCGTCACCGTCTACAGCGCCGACGGCCTCAAGAGCGACGGGGGCGACGGCTGGTACGACAAGGTCTTCGCCGACTTCACCAAGAAGACCGGCATCGAGGTCAAGTACGTCGAAGGCGGCTCGGGCGAGATGGTCCAGCGCGCGCTCCGCGAGAAGACCAACACCCAGGCGGACGTCCTCGTCACCCTGCCGCCCTTCATCCAGCAGGCCGACGGCAAGGGCCTGCTCCGGGCGTACCGGCCGCAGGGCTCCGACAAGGTCAACGGCGGTGCCAAGGACGCCGACGGCAAGTGGACCTCGGTGGTGAACAACTACTTCGGCTTCGTCTACGACAAGAAGGAGCTGGCGCAGGCCCCCAGGACGTGGGAGGAACTGCTCGACGCCACGTACAAGGGCAAGATCCAGTACTCCACCCCGGGCGTCGCGGGCGACGGCACGGCCGTCCTCGTCAAGGCGGTGCACGACTTCGGCGGCAAGGAGCCGGCGATGGAGTACTTGAAGAAGCTCCAGGCCAACAACGTCGGCCCGTCCTCCTCGACCAGCAAGCTGGCGCCCAAGACGGACAAGGGCGAGCTGCTCGTCGCCAACGGCGACGTGCAGATGAACTACGCGCAGTCCAAGTCCATGCCGAACCTCGGCATCTGGTTCCCGGCCAAGGACGGCGGCAAGCCCACCACCTTCGGCCTGCCGTACGCCGCCGGTCTGGTCGAAGGGGCCCCGCACACCGAGAACGGCAAGAAGCTCCTCGACCACCTGCTCGGCGAGGACGCCCAGAAGCTGGTAAGCGAGGTCGGTGGCGGCTTCCCGGCCCGCACCGACGTCAGGCCCACCGATGCCAACGCCGTCGAACTCGCCAAGATCATGACGGGGGTCGAGGTCTTCGAGCCGGACTGGGCGGACGTCGGGAAGAACCTCCCCGCCTACGTCGACGCGTGGAAGTCGGCCACCGGCAGCTGA
- a CDS encoding lytic polysaccharide monooxygenase auxiliary activity family 9 protein, with amino-acid sequence MRHLRMPKRSAAALGLGVLATVTLAGAPTASGHGYTDTPISRQKLCANKTVPDCGPIQWEPQSVEGYKGFPAAGPADGQICSGGHSEFAQLDDPRGGAWPATGVTSGQSYSFRWQFTANHSTTDFKYYVTKNGWDPKKPLTRASLDPQPFLTVAYNGARPAMTTVHQGTMPSGKTGRHMILAVWTVNDTPMAFYACSDVQF; translated from the coding sequence ATGCGTCACCTCCGCATGCCCAAACGGTCCGCCGCCGCGCTCGGTCTCGGCGTCCTGGCCACCGTCACCCTCGCCGGCGCCCCCACCGCCAGCGGCCACGGCTACACCGACACCCCCATCAGCCGCCAGAAGCTCTGCGCCAACAAGACCGTCCCCGACTGCGGCCCCATCCAGTGGGAGCCGCAGAGCGTAGAGGGCTACAAGGGCTTCCCCGCCGCCGGCCCCGCCGACGGCCAGATCTGCTCCGGCGGCCACAGCGAGTTCGCCCAGCTCGACGACCCGCGCGGCGGCGCCTGGCCCGCCACCGGCGTGACCAGCGGCCAGAGCTACTCCTTCCGGTGGCAATTCACCGCCAACCACTCGACCACCGACTTCAAGTACTACGTCACCAAAAACGGATGGGACCCGAAGAAGCCGCTCACCCGGGCCTCGCTCGACCCCCAGCCCTTCCTCACCGTCGCCTACAACGGCGCCCGCCCCGCCATGACCACCGTCCACCAGGGCACGATGCCGAGCGGGAAGACCGGCCGTCACATGATCCTCGCGGTCTGGACGGTCAACGACACCCCGATGGCCTTCTACGCCTGCTCCGACGTTCAATTCTGA
- a CDS encoding HAD-IIA family hydrolase, whose product MAERKPIESWLTDMDGVLIHEGTPIPGADTFIKRLRESGKPFLVLTNNSIYTPRDLHARLNRMGLHVPVENIWTSALATAQFLDDQRPGGTAYVIGEAGLTTALHDIGYILTDHEPDYVVLGETRTYSFEAMTKAVRLINGGARFICTNPDETGPSIEGPLPATGAVAALITKATGKQPYFAGKPNPLMMRTGLNAIGAHSESSAMIGDRMDTDVLAGLEAGMQTFLVLTGLTSIEDTERFPYRPTKTVDSIADLIDLV is encoded by the coding sequence GTGGCAGAGCGCAAGCCGATCGAATCCTGGCTCACCGACATGGACGGCGTCCTCATCCACGAGGGAACCCCGATCCCGGGCGCCGACACCTTCATCAAGCGGCTGCGCGAATCCGGCAAGCCCTTCCTGGTCCTTACCAACAACTCCATTTACACCCCCCGTGACCTGCACGCGCGCCTCAACCGGATGGGTCTGCACGTTCCCGTCGAGAACATCTGGACCTCGGCGCTCGCGACCGCCCAGTTCCTCGACGACCAGCGCCCGGGCGGCACGGCGTACGTCATCGGCGAGGCCGGTCTGACCACCGCCCTGCACGACATCGGCTACATCCTCACCGACCACGAGCCCGACTACGTGGTCCTCGGCGAGACCCGTACGTACAGCTTCGAGGCGATGACCAAGGCCGTCCGCCTGATCAACGGCGGCGCCCGCTTCATCTGCACCAACCCGGACGAGACCGGCCCCTCCATCGAGGGTCCGCTGCCCGCCACCGGCGCCGTCGCCGCGCTGATCACCAAGGCGACCGGCAAGCAGCCGTACTTCGCGGGCAAGCCCAACCCGCTGATGATGCGGACCGGCCTGAACGCGATCGGCGCGCACTCCGAGAGCAGCGCCATGATCGGCGACCGGATGGACACCGACGTACTGGCCGGCCTTGAGGCGGGCATGCAGACCTTCCTCGTGCTGACCGGCCTGACCTCGATCGAGGACACCGAGAGGTTCCCCTACCGCCCCACCAAGACGGTCGACTCCATCGCCGACCTGATCGACCTGGTGTAG
- a CDS encoding ABC transporter ATP-binding protein has product MSGIRFDSVSVAYHGTTVLDRLDLTVEPGEVMALLGPSGSGKTTALRAVAGFVRPVAGRVLIGGRDVTGLPPHKRGIGMVVQQYALFPHMRVEENVAFGLKAQKASKAGIPGRVAEALEMTGMAAYAARYPRELSGGQQQRVAIARALAIRPGVLLLDEPLSALDAQLRSGMLAELARLHRELPDVSILYVTHDQVEALTLADRIAVMDRARLQDCGTPQQLYRAPGTEFTAAFVGNANLLPVTVSDRGAVFAGHALELDRGRAVPGAGATLCVRPHLLALGEGPNALRGKITEVQWRGSTHRLYVDVDGHRVKADLPELRETPALGDEVTLHFEPRDAVLLSAGVSGA; this is encoded by the coding sequence GTGAGCGGCATCCGCTTCGACTCGGTCTCGGTCGCCTACCACGGCACGACCGTCCTGGACCGGCTCGACCTCACCGTCGAGCCGGGCGAGGTGATGGCGCTGCTCGGCCCCTCTGGCTCGGGCAAGACCACAGCCCTGCGCGCGGTCGCCGGTTTCGTACGGCCCGTCGCCGGGCGGGTGCTGATCGGCGGCCGGGACGTCACCGGCCTGCCGCCGCACAAGCGCGGGATCGGCATGGTCGTCCAGCAGTACGCGCTGTTCCCGCACATGCGGGTCGAGGAGAACGTCGCCTTCGGCCTCAAGGCGCAGAAGGCGTCCAAGGCCGGCATACCCGGGCGGGTCGCCGAGGCCCTGGAGATGACGGGGATGGCCGCCTATGCCGCCCGCTACCCGCGCGAGCTCTCCGGCGGTCAGCAGCAGCGCGTGGCCATCGCCCGCGCCCTCGCCATCCGCCCCGGCGTCCTGCTGCTGGACGAGCCGCTGTCCGCGCTCGACGCGCAGCTGCGTTCCGGGATGCTGGCCGAACTGGCGCGGCTGCACCGCGAGTTGCCGGACGTCTCTATCCTCTACGTCACCCACGACCAGGTCGAGGCGCTGACCCTCGCCGACCGGATCGCGGTCATGGACCGGGCCCGTCTCCAGGACTGCGGCACCCCGCAGCAGCTGTACCGGGCGCCGGGTACGGAGTTCACCGCCGCGTTCGTCGGCAACGCCAACCTGCTGCCGGTGACCGTGTCCGACCGCGGGGCGGTCTTCGCGGGGCACGCGCTGGAGCTGGACCGGGGCCGGGCCGTGCCCGGCGCGGGGGCCACCTTGTGCGTGCGACCGCACCTGCTCGCCCTGGGCGAGGGGCCGAACGCGCTGCGCGGCAAGATCACCGAGGTGCAGTGGAGGGGTTCGACGCACCGGCTGTACGTCGACGTCGACGGCCACCGCGTCAAGGCGGACCTGCCGGAGCTGCGGGAGACCCCGGCGCTGGGCGACGAGGTGACCCTGCACTTCGAGCCCCGGGACGCGGTGCTGCTCTCGGCGGGGGTGTCCGGTGCCTGA
- a CDS encoding peptidoglycan-binding protein: MPMPVFEEYEPAGDCVCLGCVHRRRTLARGRATALRDGGPPGARGARRALVVATAAGVVLSGGGATALATARPAPGPSPVPVAPTPPRPPADGPGSPQGVPAPLHGPKGSPAKPPGRPGAPATVRRIDRSTIINRAKVWLEQQVPYSMSDYWSDGYRQDCSGFVSMAWNLGTNEWTGSLDKFAKKITKEELLPGDMLLFHNPSDPNNGSHVTLFGGWVDETRTSYVAYEQTRPTTRKLATPYGYWNNATKYLPYRFTGVTGGLLPDAPGTDPKPAAPSAFPGAKMFGPGANNEYVARLGRMLIDRGGRRFYPKGPSTKWSESDRLATQAFQQAQGWTGAEADGIPGAHTWRLLVEGQGNDIIPTPDAAPGPGGHPAHPSPGASGPAAGAPAYPGPGAFRPGRSGPAVAALGRQLMAKGFGKHYTSGPGSVWGEEDRRNVEAFQRAQGWRGALANGYPGPETWRRLFA; encoded by the coding sequence ATGCCGATGCCGGTCTTCGAGGAGTACGAGCCCGCGGGCGACTGTGTCTGCCTGGGCTGTGTGCACCGGCGCCGCACCCTCGCCCGCGGGCGGGCCACAGCGCTCCGGGACGGCGGGCCCCCGGGCGCGCGCGGCGCCCGACGCGCGCTGGTGGTGGCCACCGCGGCGGGTGTGGTGCTGAGCGGTGGCGGCGCGACCGCACTGGCCACGGCCCGCCCGGCACCCGGCCCGAGCCCGGTCCCGGTGGCGCCGACACCGCCGAGGCCCCCGGCGGACGGGCCCGGGTCTCCGCAGGGCGTACCGGCGCCGCTGCACGGGCCGAAGGGATCGCCCGCCAAGCCGCCGGGCCGGCCGGGTGCGCCCGCGACGGTGAGACGGATCGACCGCTCGACGATCATCAACCGGGCCAAGGTGTGGCTGGAGCAGCAGGTTCCGTACAGCATGTCCGACTACTGGTCGGACGGCTACCGGCAGGACTGCTCGGGCTTCGTCTCGATGGCCTGGAACCTCGGCACGAACGAATGGACCGGCAGCCTCGACAAGTTCGCCAAGAAGATCACCAAGGAGGAACTGCTGCCGGGGGACATGCTCCTCTTCCACAACCCCTCCGACCCCAACAACGGCTCGCACGTCACCCTCTTCGGCGGCTGGGTCGACGAGACGCGCACGAGCTACGTCGCCTACGAGCAGACCCGCCCGACGACGCGCAAGCTCGCTACGCCGTACGGGTACTGGAACAACGCGACGAAATACCTCCCGTACCGCTTCACGGGCGTGACCGGCGGGCTCCTGCCGGACGCCCCGGGGACCGACCCGAAGCCGGCTGCTCCGTCCGCGTTCCCCGGCGCGAAGATGTTCGGGCCGGGCGCGAACAACGAGTACGTGGCGCGCCTGGGCCGGATGCTGATCGACCGGGGCGGGCGGCGCTTCTACCCCAAGGGACCGAGCACGAAGTGGAGCGAGTCGGACCGGCTCGCCACGCAGGCCTTCCAGCAGGCCCAGGGCTGGACGGGCGCCGAAGCCGACGGCATCCCGGGGGCGCACACGTGGCGGCTGCTGGTGGAGGGCCAGGGCAACGACATCATCCCGACGCCGGACGCCGCCCCGGGCCCCGGCGGCCACCCCGCGCACCCGTCCCCGGGTGCGTCCGGCCCGGCGGCGGGCGCGCCCGCCTACCCGGGGCCGGGGGCCTTCCGGCCGGGGCGGTCGGGCCCGGCGGTCGCCGCGCTCGGGCGGCAGTTGATGGCCAAGGGGTTCGGCAAGCACTACACGTCCGGCCCGGGCTCCGTATGGGGCGAGGAGGACCGGCGCAACGTCGAGGCCTTCCAGCGCGCGCAGGGCTGGCGCGGGGCGTTGGCCAACGGTTATCCGGGCCCGGAAACCTGGCGCCGGCTGTTCGCATGA
- a CDS encoding phosphonatase-like hydrolase: MTDTNAATRAHGLVVLDMAGTTVSDGGLVERAFERAAERLGVEPGSADHAAKLQYVRDTMGESKISVFRHLFGTEDLARRANSAFEQAYGELVDDGLIAPVPGAREAVEELRAEGRTVVLTTGFARVTQDAILDALGWRDLADLTLCPADAGGRGRPYPDMVLAAFLRTRAVADVRDCVVAGDTAYDMLSGVRAGAGIVAGVLTGAHGREALTAHGATHVLGSVAELPALLAEPA, translated from the coding sequence ATGACAGACACGAACGCCGCCACCCGGGCCCACGGCCTGGTCGTCCTCGACATGGCCGGAACCACCGTCTCCGACGGCGGCCTCGTCGAGCGCGCCTTCGAGCGCGCCGCCGAACGCCTCGGCGTCGAGCCGGGCAGCGCCGACCACGCGGCCAAGCTCCAGTACGTCCGCGACACCATGGGCGAGTCGAAGATCTCCGTCTTCCGCCACCTCTTCGGTACCGAGGACCTCGCCCGGCGCGCCAACTCCGCCTTCGAGCAGGCCTACGGGGAACTCGTCGACGACGGCCTGATCGCCCCGGTCCCCGGCGCCCGCGAAGCCGTCGAGGAACTGCGCGCCGAGGGCCGAACCGTCGTCCTGACCACCGGCTTCGCCCGCGTCACCCAGGACGCCATCCTCGACGCCCTCGGCTGGCGCGACCTCGCCGACCTCACCCTCTGCCCGGCCGACGCCGGCGGCCGCGGCCGCCCCTACCCCGACATGGTGCTGGCCGCCTTCCTGCGCACGCGCGCGGTGGCCGACGTACGGGACTGCGTGGTCGCGGGAGACACGGCGTACGACATGCTCAGCGGTGTCCGCGCCGGCGCCGGGATCGTGGCCGGCGTCCTCACCGGCGCCCACGGCCGCGAGGCGCTGACCGCCCACGGCGCGACCCACGTCCTCGGCTCCGTCGCCGAACTGCCCGCCCTGCTGGCGGAGCCGGCGTGA
- a CDS encoding ABC transporter permease, whose translation MLVHSRAGRWAAWALFGVLFLPLFALPLLVVVAASFATHWSGAFPSGPTTQHYASAVQGESLRALTTSLVTALLASLIALTVGTWAALAAAGLGKRGKRFLDALFMLPVAVPSVVVGLAVLVAFSKPPLLLNGTSSIVVLAHTVLVTAFAHQSVSAALVRLDPAYEQAAASLGARPSYVLWRVKLPLLLPSLTAAAGLCFALSMGELSATMMLYPPDWTPLPVRIFTATDRGSLFRGSAIAVVLMAATLLVLLAVSRVRTRASYR comes from the coding sequence GTGCTGGTGCATAGCAGAGCGGGCCGTTGGGCCGCCTGGGCGCTGTTCGGCGTCCTCTTCCTCCCCCTCTTCGCGCTGCCCCTCCTCGTCGTGGTGGCCGCTTCCTTCGCGACCCACTGGTCCGGCGCCTTCCCCTCCGGCCCGACCACCCAGCATTACGCCTCCGCCGTCCAGGGCGAATCGCTGCGGGCACTGACGACCTCCCTGGTCACCGCTCTCCTCGCGAGCCTGATCGCGCTCACCGTCGGCACCTGGGCCGCGCTGGCCGCCGCCGGGCTGGGCAAGCGCGGGAAGCGGTTCCTGGACGCGTTGTTCATGCTGCCGGTCGCCGTGCCGTCCGTCGTCGTGGGCCTGGCCGTGCTCGTCGCGTTCAGCAAGCCGCCGCTGCTGCTCAACGGCACGAGCTCCATCGTCGTCCTCGCGCACACGGTCCTCGTCACGGCGTTCGCCCACCAGTCGGTCTCGGCCGCCCTCGTCCGTCTCGATCCCGCGTACGAGCAGGCGGCGGCCTCCCTGGGCGCCCGTCCCTCGTACGTCCTGTGGCGGGTCAAGCTCCCGCTGCTGCTGCCGTCCCTGACGGCGGCCGCCGGGCTCTGCTTCGCGCTGTCCATGGGCGAGTTGAGCGCCACGATGATGCTCTACCCGCCGGACTGGACGCCCCTCCCGGTCCGGATCTTCACGGCCACCGACCGGGGTTCGCTGTTCCGCGGCTCCGCGATCGCGGTGGTCCTCATGGCCGCCACCCTGCTGGTCCTGCTGGCCGTCTCCCGCGTCCGCACCAGGGCCTCCTACCGCTGA
- a CDS encoding SPFH domain-containing protein encodes MSAFPARAEEPEAATASPQAPAAASAAAAPAPGRAQAPDVAVNPVPAGVRYPEPAMPPAPPRDPAATTGVPAAESAPAPRAAAAPDRARAQAPASAPDVAVNPVPAGVRYPEPAMPPAPPRDPAATTGVPAAESAPAPQAAAAPDRARVQAPAQAPDVAANPAPAAARHPHPASAPDVAADPHPHPASAPDVAADPHPHPAATAPERHDRSGVVEGPRDPAGEEARTHPEAIPAARGQAEGGAYRAAGQRQRSVVDLVARAVARVMDPGVRDDPAPGPRPEPEPGPRPDPEPVRGTAVTEVPVHLPFLGHPRPALPAPHPRRQPPAPPAVRPAPAGRRVPRGDDGLREHRGPVLPGWCAVGIGALALTGCAAVLWRAGATPDLLAVAFGAAPRAYHGLPATSWPPLAFLGVVALLALGGLGRAKAGHAWVLTLFGRYRGTVRRTGLTWVSPLLLRRRVDVRLRHWRSEPMPAVDAGGLALQVVVQVVWQVKDTARATLAVADHTAYLAEQVESAMARVLSQLPADAFHEDAPTLRDAEAVGDALTRMVAAETEAVGIEVFSAQPTRIEYAPEVAEAMRRRRVAAIDAKHRDTVLSSVVDAVDDTVHRLTSRGIVELDDYERKALVKDLTVAFYTGRADQ; translated from the coding sequence ATGTCCGCGTTTCCGGCGCGGGCGGAGGAGCCTGAGGCGGCAACGGCTTCGCCGCAGGCCCCGGCCGCGGCTTCGGCGGCAGCGGCGCCCGCCCCGGGCCGGGCGCAGGCCCCCGACGTGGCGGTGAACCCCGTTCCGGCGGGGGTCCGTTACCCGGAGCCGGCCATGCCCCCGGCCCCGCCCCGGGATCCGGCGGCAACGACCGGGGTACCGGCCGCGGAGTCGGCCCCGGCGCCGCGGGCGGCTGCGGCCCCCGACCGGGCCCGGGCGCAGGCCCCGGCGTCGGCCCCCGACGTGGCGGTGAACCCCGTTCCGGCGGGGGTCCGTTACCCGGAGCCGGCCATGCCCCCGGCCCCGCCCCGGGATCCGGCGGCAACGACCGGGGTACCGGCCGCGGAGTCGGCCCCGGCGCCGCAGGCTGCTGCGGCCCCCGACCGGGCCCGGGTGCAGGCCCCGGCGCAGGCCCCCGACGTGGCGGCGAACCCCGCTCCGGCGGCGGCCCGTCACCCGCACCCGGCGTCGGCCCCCGACGTGGCGGCCGACCCGCACCCGCACCCGGCGTCGGCCCCCGACGTGGCGGCCGACCCGCACCCGCACCCGGCCGCCACCGCCCCCGAGCGGCATGACCGGTCCGGGGTCGTCGAGGGGCCGCGCGACCCGGCGGGCGAGGAGGCGAGGACGCACCCCGAGGCGATCCCGGCCGCGCGGGGGCAGGCGGAGGGCGGCGCGTACCGGGCCGCCGGGCAGCGGCAGAGGTCCGTCGTCGACCTCGTGGCCCGGGCCGTCGCCCGGGTGATGGACCCCGGGGTCCGGGACGACCCCGCCCCCGGCCCCCGCCCCGAACCCGAGCCCGGCCCCCGCCCCGACCCCGAGCCCGTCCGCGGGACCGCCGTCACCGAGGTCCCCGTACACCTGCCGTTCCTCGGCCACCCCCGCCCGGCCCTCCCGGCCCCGCACCCCCGCCGGCAGCCCCCCGCGCCCCCGGCCGTCCGACCGGCCCCCGCCGGCCGCCGCGTCCCCCGGGGCGACGACGGCCTCCGCGAGCACCGCGGCCCCGTCCTGCCCGGCTGGTGTGCCGTCGGCATCGGCGCCCTCGCCCTCACCGGCTGCGCCGCGGTGCTCTGGCGGGCCGGCGCCACCCCCGACCTCCTCGCCGTGGCCTTCGGCGCGGCCCCCCGCGCCTACCACGGGCTGCCCGCCACCTCCTGGCCCCCGCTCGCCTTCCTCGGCGTCGTGGCCCTGCTCGCCCTCGGCGGACTCGGCCGCGCCAAGGCGGGTCACGCCTGGGTGCTGACCCTGTTCGGCCGCTACCGCGGCACCGTCCGGCGGACCGGTCTCACCTGGGTCAGCCCGCTCCTGCTCCGCCGCCGCGTCGACGTACGGCTGCGGCACTGGCGCAGCGAGCCCATGCCCGCCGTCGACGCCGGCGGCCTCGCGCTCCAGGTCGTCGTCCAGGTGGTCTGGCAGGTCAAGGACACCGCCCGGGCCACCCTCGCCGTGGCGGACCACACCGCGTACCTCGCCGAACAGGTGGAATCGGCCATGGCCCGGGTCCTGTCCCAGCTCCCCGCCGACGCCTTCCACGAGGACGCCCCCACCCTGCGCGACGCCGAGGCGGTCGGCGACGCGCTGACCCGGATGGTGGCGGCCGAGACGGAGGCCGTCGGGATCGAGGTGTTCTCCGCCCAGCCCACCCGCATCGAGTACGCCCCCGAGGTCGCCGAGGCGATGCGCCGCCGCCGGGTCGCGGCGATCGACGCCAAGCACCGGGACACCGTCCTGAGCTCGGTCGTGGACGCCGTCGACGACACCGTCCACCGGCTCACCTCGCGCGGGATCGTCGAGCTGGACGACTACGAGCGCAAGGCCCTGGTGAAGGACCTGACCGTCGCCTTCTACACCGGGCGCGCCGACCAGTAA
- a CDS encoding class F sortase produces the protein MNEEPRGSGGSRLLTFAAWTVLVLGLWLWGREITGVPVPPAGRAGGAGAAVPGLPTAHSPLAAAPPARLDVPSLGIQAPVISRGLDREGAIEPPPYENPGTVGWWSGGTQPGRAGTALLVGHVDTRTKPAVFYGLSTAQPGEKVGVVRADGSVAEFTIEEVRVYERAGFDPQKAYGPKVAGRAELRLVTCGGTYDKKAKEYSANVVVAAYLTGVKAGPGTAV, from the coding sequence GTGAACGAGGAGCCCCGCGGCTCCGGCGGCTCCCGCCTGCTGACGTTCGCCGCGTGGACGGTGCTGGTGCTCGGACTGTGGTTGTGGGGGCGGGAGATCACCGGAGTTCCCGTACCGCCCGCGGGACGGGCCGGGGGCGCCGGGGCCGCGGTCCCCGGTCTGCCCACCGCGCACTCCCCGCTGGCGGCGGCCCCGCCGGCGCGGCTCGACGTACCGTCCCTGGGCATCCAGGCGCCGGTGATCTCCCGCGGCCTCGACCGCGAGGGGGCGATCGAGCCGCCCCCGTACGAGAACCCGGGCACCGTCGGCTGGTGGAGCGGCGGCACCCAGCCGGGCCGGGCAGGGACCGCCCTGCTGGTCGGCCACGTGGACACGCGCACGAAGCCGGCGGTGTTCTACGGGCTGAGCACGGCGCAGCCGGGCGAGAAGGTGGGCGTGGTGCGGGCGGACGGCTCGGTGGCCGAGTTCACGATCGAGGAGGTACGGGTCTACGAGCGCGCGGGCTTCGACCCGCAGAAGGCGTACGGCCCCAAGGTGGCGGGCCGCGCCGAGCTTCGGCTGGTGACCTGCGGCGGGACGTACGACAAGAAGGCCAAGGAGTACTCGGCGAACGTGGTGGTCGCCGCGTACCTGACGGGCGTGAAGGCCGGGCCGGGTACGGCGGTGTGA
- a CDS encoding TIGR03364 family FAD-dependent oxidoreductase translates to MRVIVVGGGVVGTMHAWQAVERGHEVVQIEREAEARGASLRNFGQIWISGRAGGEELDAALRARELWERIGARVPGLGFRAIGSLTPVRTPRELAVAEAAVARPDAAARGYELVTAEEARAINPALRGSFEAALWCERDAAVEPRTAQLHLRDALRATGRYTFLPGREVREVVGAGAVRDDHGDVHRGDAVVLATGAWLSGLVRELVPDLPVRRVRLQMMQTAPLGEPLTTSVADADSFRYYPAYRSQALDDLNAGQEQAPVAAAHKMQLLMVQRRDGGLTIGDTHAYEHPFAFDTDEDPYEHLTGVAESFLGRPLPRIRRRWAGVYAQCTDTTRVVHRQQVADGVWLVTGPGGRGMTCSPAIAETTANELGW, encoded by the coding sequence GTGAGAGTCATAGTCGTCGGAGGCGGCGTGGTCGGCACCATGCACGCCTGGCAAGCAGTCGAACGCGGCCACGAGGTCGTCCAGATCGAACGGGAAGCGGAGGCCCGTGGCGCGTCCCTGCGCAATTTCGGCCAAATCTGGATCAGCGGCCGGGCCGGGGGCGAGGAGCTCGACGCCGCCCTGCGCGCCCGCGAGCTCTGGGAGCGGATCGGCGCACGGGTGCCCGGCCTGGGCTTCCGCGCCATCGGCTCCCTCACCCCGGTCCGCACCCCCCGCGAACTCGCGGTCGCCGAAGCGGCCGTCGCCCGCCCCGACGCCGCCGCCCGCGGCTACGAGCTCGTCACCGCCGAGGAGGCCCGGGCGATCAACCCGGCGCTGCGCGGCTCCTTCGAGGCCGCCCTGTGGTGCGAGCGGGACGCGGCCGTGGAGCCGCGCACCGCGCAGCTCCACCTGCGCGACGCCCTGCGCGCCACCGGCCGGTACACCTTCCTTCCCGGACGGGAGGTGCGCGAGGTCGTCGGCGCCGGCGCGGTCCGCGACGACCACGGGGACGTCCACCGCGGTGACGCCGTCGTCCTCGCCACCGGCGCCTGGCTGTCCGGCCTGGTCCGCGAGCTGGTCCCCGACCTGCCCGTACGCCGCGTCCGGCTCCAGATGATGCAGACCGCCCCGCTCGGCGAACCGCTGACCACCTCCGTCGCGGACGCGGACAGCTTCCGCTACTACCCCGCGTACCGGTCACAGGCCCTCGACGACCTGAACGCCGGGCAGGAGCAGGCGCCGGTCGCCGCCGCGCACAAGATGCAGCTGCTCATGGTCCAGCGCCGGGACGGCGGCCTGACCATCGGCGACACCCACGCGTACGAGCACCCGTTCGCGTTCGACACCGACGAGGACCCCTACGAGCACCTCACCGGGGTAGCCGAGTCCTTCCTGGGCCGCCCGCTGCCCAGGATCCGGCGCCGGTGGGCGGGCGTATACGCGCAGTGCACCGACACCACCCGCGTCGTCCACCGCCAGCAGGTCGCCGACGGCGTCTGGCTGGTGACCGGACCCGGCGGGCGCGGCATGACGTGCTCGCCCGCGATAGCCGAGACCACCGCGAACGAACTGGGCTGGTAA